The following are encoded together in the Acidobacteriota bacterium genome:
- the cofE gene encoding coenzyme F420-0:L-glutamate ligase, with the protein MLNIKPVPGLPEIQPGDDLAVLIAETMRQARMKLRAGDVLVVAQKIVSKAEGRIVDLATVEARPEAVRLAAKCDKDPRLIELVLRASTSVLRTVPGVIIVEHRLGLVLANAGIDQSNLRPGDDHGHALLLPEDPDASAAALREALTAHFGVERLGVIVNDSVGRAWRLGTVGLAIGVAGMTALRDLRGDRDLFERELLVSETGIADQVASAAQIVQGEGDEGTPVVRVRGLEPLGPAQTARDLLRPRDQDLFR; encoded by the coding sequence ATGCTGAACATCAAGCCGGTACCAGGCCTGCCCGAAATCCAGCCGGGTGACGACCTGGCCGTCCTGATCGCCGAAACGATGCGGCAGGCACGGATGAAGTTGCGTGCCGGCGACGTGCTCGTCGTCGCGCAGAAGATCGTCTCCAAGGCGGAAGGCCGAATCGTCGATCTGGCGACGGTGGAAGCGCGTCCCGAAGCCGTCCGGCTGGCGGCCAAATGCGACAAGGACCCACGCCTGATCGAACTCGTGCTTCGGGCATCGACCTCGGTGCTGCGCACCGTCCCCGGAGTCATCATCGTCGAGCACCGGCTCGGTCTCGTGCTGGCGAACGCGGGGATCGACCAGTCCAACCTGCGTCCCGGCGACGACCACGGGCATGCGCTGCTGCTGCCTGAGGATCCGGATGCCTCGGCGGCGGCCCTGCGCGAAGCCCTGACGGCGCATTTCGGAGTCGAGCGCCTTGGCGTGATCGTCAACGACAGCGTCGGTCGCGCCTGGCGGCTGGGCACTGTCGGGCTCGCCATCGGCGTCGCCGGGATGACGGCGCTCCGCGACCTGCGGGGTGACCGCGACCTGTTCGAGCGAGAACTCCTGGTCTCGGAAACCGGGATCGCCGACCAGGTCGCGAGCGCCGCCCAGATCGTCCAGGGCGAGGGCGACGAGGGCACGCCGGTCGTGCGCGTCCGCGGCCTCGAGCCGCTCGGACCGGCCCAGACGGCCCGCGACCTGCTGAGGCCGCGCGATCAGGACCTGTTCCGGTGA
- the npdG gene encoding NADPH-dependent F420 reductase, giving the protein MSDNQPGANSLPTLAMLGATGDLGGGLARRWAAAGYPIVIGSRSREKGAGSAEDVNQQLRGLGLPATVRGTDNLTAAQEGDLVVLTVPYAFQRATLEAVREALQGKILVDCTVPLVPPKVARVQLPDEGCAAVIAQQAVGPDVRVVSAFQNVGAAHLREDDAVDCDVLVTGNDPAARAEVIELIEALGMRGWHAGPLDNAAAAEALTSVLIQLNRKYGIAGAGIRITGEPTRAP; this is encoded by the coding sequence ATGTCAGACAATCAGCCAGGCGCCAACTCCCTACCCACGCTCGCCATGCTCGGCGCCACTGGCGACCTCGGCGGAGGTCTCGCACGGCGCTGGGCCGCGGCCGGCTACCCGATCGTCATCGGCTCGCGGTCGCGGGAGAAGGGCGCCGGGTCGGCGGAGGACGTGAACCAGCAGCTCCGGGGTCTGGGCCTGCCGGCGACCGTACGCGGTACGGACAACCTGACCGCCGCCCAGGAGGGCGACCTCGTGGTGCTGACCGTGCCGTACGCTTTCCAGCGGGCCACGCTGGAGGCGGTGCGCGAGGCGCTTCAGGGCAAGATCCTGGTCGACTGCACGGTGCCGCTCGTGCCGCCGAAGGTCGCGCGCGTGCAGCTTCCCGACGAAGGCTGCGCCGCGGTCATCGCCCAGCAGGCCGTCGGTCCGGATGTGCGGGTCGTCTCCGCCTTCCAGAACGTCGGCGCCGCCCATCTGCGCGAGGACGATGCGGTCGACTGCGATGTTCTGGTCACCGGCAACGATCCCGCCGCCCGCGCCGAGGTCATCGAACTGATCGAGGCGCTCGGCATGCGGGGCTGGCACGCCGGGCCGCTCGACAACGCTGCCGCCGCGGAGGCGCTGACCTCCGTCCTGATCCAGTTGAACCGGAAGTACGGCATCGCGGGCGCGGGCATCCGGATCACCGGCGAACCGACCCGCGCGCCCTGA
- a CDS encoding TerC family protein, translating to MDLLAQPSFWAALFSVTLIQIALGADNLIIITIIANKLPEARRQQAIKLGLLLAMALRILLLLLLSLVLGAATAELWSFDGSFLGVEMAGSVDGKSLVLVIGGLFLIWKGVKELRVKLKAVEHEVAKANRFAEVVALIVGMNLIFSVDSILTVVGMTDIFAVMVGSVLISVALMLVFAGPISRFLSSNPEFEILGLFVLLLIGFVLILEAGHSAHMVVNGSPTPYIPQWIVIFILLLMFALDLYQNWWERKREVDTVTLHRRHK from the coding sequence ATGGATCTACTGGCACAACCGTCCTTCTGGGCGGCCCTCTTCTCGGTCACACTGATCCAGATCGCGCTCGGCGCCGACAACCTGATCATCATCACGATCATCGCGAACAAGCTGCCGGAGGCGAGGCGCCAGCAGGCGATCAAGCTGGGCCTGCTGCTGGCGATGGCGCTCCGCATCCTGCTGCTCCTGCTCCTCAGCCTCGTGCTCGGGGCGGCCACGGCCGAACTCTGGAGCTTCGATGGCTCGTTCCTCGGCGTGGAAATGGCCGGCAGCGTCGACGGCAAGTCCCTGGTGCTGGTGATCGGAGGCCTGTTCCTGATCTGGAAGGGCGTGAAGGAACTCCGCGTCAAGCTGAAGGCGGTCGAGCACGAAGTCGCGAAGGCGAACCGCTTCGCCGAGGTCGTCGCCCTGATCGTCGGCATGAACCTCATCTTCTCGGTCGACTCGATCCTCACCGTCGTCGGCATGACGGACATCTTCGCGGTGATGGTCGGCTCCGTGCTGATCTCCGTGGCGTTGATGCTGGTCTTCGCCGGCCCGATCTCGCGGTTTCTCAGCTCCAACCCGGAGTTCGAAATCCTCGGCCTGTTCGTCCTCCTGCTGATCGGCTTCGTGCTTATCCTCGAGGCGGGCCACAGCGCTCACATGGTCGTCAACGGCTCCCCGACTCCGTACATCCCGCAGTGGATCGTCATCTTCATCCTGCTGCTGATGTTCGCGCTCGACCTCTACCAGAACTGGTGGGAGCGGAAGCGAGAAGTGGACACCGTGACGCTCCACCGCCGGCACAAATAG
- a CDS encoding glutathione S-transferase family protein, whose amino-acid sequence MKLHEAATAPNCRRVRIFLAEKGIEVPVVPVDLGQAENRQEPFRQKNPMGRVPVLELDDGTFIAESVAICRYFEQLQPEPVLMGGRDPEEAARIEMWQRRMELEIALPIMQVFRNTHPYFADRIEQYPDYGEGQRGHATKRLEWLDRELADREFVAGDAYSIADITAQIGIDFGRVTKFKVTEETPNLLRWHQAVSARPSAKA is encoded by the coding sequence ATGAAGCTACACGAAGCCGCCACCGCCCCTAACTGCCGCCGCGTTCGCATCTTCCTGGCCGAGAAGGGCATCGAGGTTCCCGTCGTGCCCGTCGACCTGGGCCAGGCCGAGAACCGGCAGGAGCCGTTCCGGCAGAAGAACCCGATGGGCCGCGTGCCGGTGCTCGAACTCGACGACGGTACGTTCATCGCCGAGTCGGTCGCGATTTGCCGCTACTTCGAGCAATTACAGCCGGAACCCGTCCTGATGGGCGGCAGGGACCCGGAAGAGGCGGCCCGAATCGAGATGTGGCAGCGGCGGATGGAGCTCGAGATCGCCCTGCCGATCATGCAGGTCTTCCGCAACACCCACCCGTACTTCGCGGACCGCATCGAGCAGTACCCGGACTACGGGGAGGGTCAGCGCGGCCACGCCACGAAGCGGCTGGAGTGGCTGGACAGGGAGCTCGCCGACCGGGAGTTCGTCGCCGGCGACGCGTACTCGATCGCCGACATCACGGCCCAGATCGGTATCGACTTCGGCCGGGTGACGAAGTTCAAGGTCACCGAGGAGACACCGAACCTCCTGCGCTGGCACCAGGCGGTGTCGGCGCGGCCGAGCGCGAAGGCCTAG
- a CDS encoding LLM class flavin-dependent oxidoreductase, with amino-acid sequence MTTTAAAHNGLPAISLAAVPGRRRLTLDLAREIERRGFSGIYCPSMGDGLALCEAIALSTERIHFGTSIVNIYTRHVTEFAHTASFIHEVSQGRFWFGVGVSHAPAHARLGVTVGKPLGDIRAFVDEVKAVRGAGELPPIVLATLRDRMIATAADIGDGLVFANGARSRMSHSLAAAGEKATDPDFFVGNMIPTVISEDRDLAAARNRKTLSRYALLPNYRNYWKAAGYVEEMEAVEQAVEQGETERIPALLSDRWLADCTLFGTAAEVREGVERWFDAGIRTPILVPSSAAGNQIKAFEELFAAFDGS; translated from the coding sequence ATGACCACGACCGCTGCAGCACACAACGGCCTCCCGGCCATCTCCCTCGCCGCCGTTCCTGGTCGGCGCCGACTGACCCTCGACCTGGCGCGGGAAATCGAGCGCCGCGGTTTCAGCGGCATCTACTGCCCGAGCATGGGCGACGGTCTGGCGCTCTGCGAAGCGATTGCGCTGTCCACCGAGCGCATCCACTTCGGCACGTCGATCGTGAACATCTACACCCGGCACGTGACGGAGTTCGCCCACACGGCCTCGTTCATCCACGAGGTGTCCCAGGGCCGCTTCTGGTTCGGCGTCGGCGTCAGCCACGCGCCGGCGCACGCCCGGCTGGGCGTTACCGTCGGCAAGCCGCTGGGGGACATCCGCGCCTTCGTGGACGAAGTGAAGGCGGTGCGGGGCGCCGGCGAACTGCCGCCGATCGTCCTCGCCACGCTGCGCGACCGGATGATCGCCACCGCCGCCGACATCGGCGACGGCCTGGTGTTCGCGAACGGCGCCCGTTCCCGCATGAGCCACTCTCTGGCGGCGGCGGGGGAGAAGGCGACCGATCCGGACTTCTTCGTCGGCAACATGATCCCGACCGTGATCTCCGAGGATCGTGACCTGGCCGCGGCTCGCAACCGCAAGACCCTGAGCCGGTACGCCCTGCTGCCCAACTACCGCAACTACTGGAAGGCGGCCGGCTACGTCGAGGAGATGGAAGCCGTGGAGCAGGCTGTCGAGCAGGGCGAGACGGAGCGCATTCCGGCCCTGCTCTCCGACCGCTGGCTGGCGGATTGCACCCTGTTCGGGACAGCCGCGGAGGTTCGCGAAGGAGTCGAGCGCTGGTTCGACGCCGGCATCCGTACGCCGATCCTGGTGCCGTCGTCGGCGGCGGGCAACCAGATCAAGGCCTTCGAAGAGCTGTTCGCCGCCTTCGACGGGAGTTGA
- a CDS encoding RidA family protein — MTTVRERLESLGIELPEPAAPAANYVPFVRIGSLVFVSGQVPVRDGKLAYRGKVGVDYSLEEAREAARLVGLNIVAVVGAACEGDLEQVKRCVKLGGFVNCSDDFENHPAVINGASDLMVDVFGEKGRHARFAVGTNKLPFNVPVEIDAVFEVD, encoded by the coding sequence ATGACCACGGTCAGGGAGCGGCTGGAATCACTGGGCATCGAACTGCCGGAACCTGCGGCGCCGGCCGCCAACTACGTTCCCTTCGTGCGCATCGGCTCGCTCGTCTTCGTGTCCGGCCAGGTTCCGGTCAGGGACGGAAAGCTGGCCTATCGCGGCAAGGTCGGCGTCGACTATTCCCTCGAGGAAGCGCGGGAGGCCGCCCGCCTCGTCGGCCTCAACATCGTCGCCGTCGTGGGTGCCGCCTGCGAAGGTGACCTGGAGCAGGTGAAGCGCTGCGTGAAGCTCGGCGGCTTCGTCAACTGCAGCGACGACTTCGAGAACCATCCGGCGGTGATCAACGGCGCCTCGGACCTGATGGTCGACGTGTTCGGCGAGAAGGGGCGGCACGCACGCTTCGCGGTGGGGACGAACAAGCTGCCGTTCAACGTGCCGGTCGAGATCGACGCCGTCTTCGAGGTCGACTGA
- the mgtE gene encoding magnesium transporter gives MSTQRVEILGDTMRRLARRGARRNLSRVLSKVRPGDVAAALRKLVPTEQLFVVRLALEDYPDSAGEVLLELEPGERRPLLEQLAPSEIAGLLSPLAVDDSVEIVDGLEDELREAVLALLDRPDRDELQTQFAYEEDTAGRIMNTEFFSLPEGTSVGDAIAKIREHGEVEMIFYLYVVDPEGRLVGVLSLRELLLSVPSRTLNEIMNRGLVTARTDTDQEEVAQLASRYDFLAIPVVDEGRRLLGLVTVDDVIDIVQEEAEEDFYKMVGTSDDELLYRERAWRVAGIRLPWLLVNLIGLTLTGVLMKQFQLRLNEAFLLAFAPVVMGMGGNIGSQTMTLTVRGLATGRIGEGGGRMRRFLFQQIRIGLVVALVCAAVAAAVAAFLEQNPAYSAVVASSLFLAIVLASLIGSLLPMAFERIGIDPAIASGPMVTTSSDITGILVYFGLATLMIDWLVR, from the coding sequence ATGTCCACCCAGCGAGTCGAGATTCTGGGCGACACGATGCGCCGGCTGGCCCGCCGCGGCGCTCGCCGGAACCTGTCCCGGGTACTCAGCAAGGTGCGGCCGGGCGATGTCGCCGCCGCGCTCAGGAAACTGGTGCCGACCGAGCAGTTGTTCGTCGTCCGGCTGGCCCTGGAGGACTATCCGGATTCGGCCGGCGAGGTCCTGCTGGAACTCGAGCCGGGCGAACGGCGGCCGCTGCTGGAACAGCTCGCTCCGTCCGAGATCGCCGGCCTGCTGTCGCCGCTTGCGGTCGACGACAGCGTGGAGATCGTCGACGGTCTCGAGGACGAGCTGCGGGAGGCCGTGCTGGCGCTGCTCGACCGGCCGGACCGCGACGAGTTGCAGACGCAGTTCGCCTACGAAGAGGACACGGCCGGCCGGATCATGAACACCGAGTTCTTCTCCCTGCCGGAGGGAACCTCGGTCGGCGACGCGATCGCCAAGATTCGCGAACACGGCGAAGTGGAGATGATCTTCTACCTCTACGTCGTCGATCCGGAGGGGCGCCTGGTCGGCGTCCTGTCGCTGCGCGAGCTCCTGCTCTCCGTCCCGAGCCGCACCCTGAACGAGATCATGAACCGCGGCCTGGTTACGGCGAGGACGGACACGGACCAGGAGGAGGTGGCGCAGCTCGCTTCGCGCTACGACTTCCTTGCGATTCCGGTAGTGGACGAAGGCCGGCGCCTGCTGGGGTTGGTGACCGTCGACGACGTGATCGACATCGTCCAGGAGGAGGCAGAAGAGGACTTCTACAAGATGGTCGGCACGTCCGACGACGAGTTGCTGTACCGGGAGCGGGCCTGGCGGGTTGCCGGCATCCGGTTGCCCTGGCTCCTGGTCAACCTCATCGGCCTGACCCTGACCGGCGTGCTGATGAAGCAGTTTCAGCTCCGACTCAACGAGGCGTTCCTCCTTGCCTTCGCGCCGGTCGTCATGGGCATGGGCGGCAACATCGGCAGCCAGACGATGACGCTGACCGTGCGCGGCCTGGCGACGGGCCGGATCGGCGAAGGTGGCGGCAGGATGCGCCGGTTTCTGTTCCAGCAGATCCGCATTGGGCTCGTGGTGGCGCTCGTCTGCGCCGCCGTCGCGGCGGCGGTGGCGGCCTTCCTGGAGCAGAACCCGGCGTACAGCGCGGTCGTCGCCAGTTCACTGTTCCTGGCCATCGTGCTCGCCTCCCTGATCGGCTCGTTGCTGCCCATGGCGTTCGAGCGGATCGGGATCGATCCGGCAATCGCTTCCGGTCCGATGGTCACGACCAGCAGCGACATCACCGGCATCCTCGTCTACTTCGGGCTGGCCACCCTGATGATCGACTGGCTGGTCCGCTGA
- the recO gene encoding DNA repair protein RecO, translating into MKQYSGEALLLQTTDLHERDRIVVFLSRDRGLKRGAARSARTRFSRFGGELQQLAKVHLTWFEKPERELVRIGEAEMIRSARSLHEDLEGILVSSYLAEHMQVFAQEDEPENHLYRLLDTTVQALLDGCDRWLASRYLECWTLRLSGVFPAPRRCPACGKAIADEAFLAVDAAGLLCPSCGGGAGANRRVGAEPLDFLRRIGGSDLASLQANGQVDEATLRAVESLTREVRRAFLGRELKSYGVMQRTLRDMTP; encoded by the coding sequence ATGAAGCAGTACAGCGGCGAGGCGCTGCTGCTCCAGACGACGGACCTGCACGAACGGGACCGCATCGTCGTCTTCCTCAGCCGCGACCGGGGCCTGAAGCGCGGAGCGGCCCGCAGCGCGCGGACGCGCTTCAGCCGATTCGGCGGCGAGCTGCAGCAGCTCGCCAAGGTCCACCTGACGTGGTTCGAGAAGCCGGAGCGCGAGCTCGTGCGGATCGGCGAGGCGGAGATGATCCGCAGCGCGCGGTCCCTGCACGAGGACCTGGAAGGGATCCTCGTTTCGTCCTACCTGGCGGAACACATGCAGGTGTTCGCGCAGGAGGACGAGCCGGAGAACCACCTCTACCGCCTCCTGGACACGACCGTCCAGGCGCTGCTCGACGGTTGCGACCGCTGGCTCGCTTCGCGCTACCTGGAATGCTGGACCCTGCGCCTGAGCGGCGTGTTCCCTGCGCCCCGCCGCTGTCCCGCCTGCGGCAAGGCGATCGCTGACGAGGCCTTCCTGGCAGTCGACGCGGCCGGCCTCCTGTGTCCTTCCTGTGGGGGCGGCGCGGGCGCTAACCGAAGGGTGGGGGCTGAGCCTCTGGACTTCCTGCGCCGGATCGGCGGCTCGGATCTCGCGAGCCTGCAGGCAAACGGACAGGTCGACGAGGCGACGCTCAGAGCGGTCGAGTCGTTGACACGCGAGGTGCGCCGCGCCTTCCTGGGCCGGGAACTGAAGAGCTACGGCGTGATGCAGCGGACCCTGCGGGACATGACGCCCTGA
- the mutL gene encoding DNA mismatch repair endonuclease MutL, with protein sequence MAGSDPESPGLQRLPDALISKIAAGEVVERPSSVVKELVENALDAGAGRVEIELENGGRDLISVADDGSGIATEDASLALERHATSKIQSFEDLLEVATLGFRGEALASIAAVSKCELLTARSAGDGHRLVVEGGRLSVDEPVSRPRGTTVTVESLFYNVPARKQFLKRPATELRRALTVVQGYALARPDVTFVLRHARDAESPGRELLRAQATGVDAAGRLDRIAQLFGENLVKHLIALPEARKEQGISGFVGDRETTKGRRLFLFVNGRLLRDRAVLSIYYKAVRDLMKGERPPALFLFLDIPPESVDVNVHPQKAEVRFRDAALLGRVGSALRRGLEAAKGEEPAPLRELGGPVAPPAWTGAGQLRETAAAAWRRPGAAGEDHREEGAPAPEAPAWAAELAARYGGTQPGPAGKLAEVAYRPQPSRPVRLSGKARESLRLIGQYKGTMILLEGPESLLVVDQHVAHERILYERFRHSLAERQPASQTLLVPRVLELSAAENAALGECSAGLERCGYSVSSFSGGSAAITAIPAVLPDKEAESLVLRIATQVAGGDELPSEEDALGEYLLTQLAASRACRAAVKMHEALSAEKMESLIAELFACEHPYTCPHGRPVVLELTDRDLERRFKRR encoded by the coding sequence ATGGCCGGATCCGACCCGGAATCCCCCGGCCTCCAGCGGCTTCCCGACGCGCTGATCTCCAAGATCGCGGCAGGCGAGGTGGTGGAGCGGCCGTCTTCCGTGGTCAAGGAACTCGTGGAGAACGCTCTCGACGCCGGCGCCGGCCGCGTCGAGATCGAACTGGAGAACGGCGGCCGCGACCTGATCTCGGTGGCCGACGACGGCAGCGGGATCGCCACCGAGGACGCATCCCTTGCACTCGAACGCCATGCGACGAGCAAGATCCAATCCTTCGAGGATCTGCTGGAGGTGGCGACCCTGGGCTTTCGCGGGGAGGCCCTGGCGTCGATTGCGGCAGTGTCGAAGTGCGAGCTTCTGACCGCCCGATCGGCCGGAGACGGACATCGGCTGGTGGTCGAAGGCGGTCGGCTTTCGGTCGACGAACCCGTGAGCCGTCCCCGCGGCACCACGGTGACGGTCGAGTCCCTGTTCTATAACGTGCCGGCCCGCAAGCAGTTCCTGAAGCGTCCCGCGACGGAGCTCCGTCGCGCGCTGACCGTGGTCCAGGGTTACGCGCTGGCCCGGCCGGACGTGACCTTCGTCCTGCGCCACGCTCGCGATGCGGAGTCGCCGGGTCGGGAGCTGCTGCGGGCCCAGGCGACCGGAGTCGACGCGGCCGGCCGGCTCGACCGGATCGCGCAGTTGTTCGGCGAGAATCTCGTGAAGCACCTGATTGCGCTGCCCGAGGCAAGGAAGGAGCAGGGCATCTCCGGCTTCGTCGGCGACCGGGAGACGACGAAGGGCCGCCGCCTGTTCCTGTTCGTCAACGGCCGGCTGCTGAGGGACCGCGCCGTCCTGAGCATCTACTACAAGGCGGTCCGTGACTTGATGAAGGGAGAGCGGCCGCCTGCCCTCTTCCTGTTCCTCGACATCCCGCCCGAGTCCGTCGACGTCAACGTTCACCCGCAGAAGGCGGAGGTCCGGTTCCGGGACGCGGCGCTGCTCGGCCGCGTCGGCAGCGCGCTGCGCCGGGGACTCGAGGCCGCCAAGGGGGAGGAACCGGCGCCGCTCCGCGAGTTGGGAGGACCGGTGGCACCGCCCGCCTGGACCGGCGCCGGACAACTGCGCGAGACCGCCGCGGCGGCGTGGCGGCGTCCAGGCGCGGCAGGAGAAGACCACCGGGAAGAAGGGGCCCCGGCGCCGGAGGCCCCCGCCTGGGCGGCCGAGCTTGCCGCCCGCTATGGCGGCACCCAGCCGGGACCTGCAGGAAAGCTGGCGGAGGTCGCCTACCGGCCGCAGCCGTCCCGCCCGGTGCGTTTGTCGGGCAAGGCGCGGGAGTCGCTCCGGCTGATCGGACAGTACAAGGGCACGATGATCCTGCTCGAGGGGCCGGAGTCGTTGCTGGTCGTGGACCAGCACGTGGCCCACGAGCGCATTCTCTACGAGCGGTTCCGCCACAGTCTCGCCGAACGGCAGCCAGCCAGCCAGACCCTGCTCGTACCGCGGGTACTGGAACTCTCCGCGGCTGAGAACGCGGCGCTCGGGGAGTGCTCCGCCGGGTTGGAGCGCTGCGGCTACTCGGTCAGCAGCTTCTCGGGCGGCAGCGCCGCGATCACGGCCATCCCCGCCGTGCTGCCGGACAAGGAAGCGGAGAGCCTGGTGCTGCGGATCGCGACGCAGGTCGCCGGCGGGGATGAGCTGCCGAGCGAGGAGGACGCGCTGGGCGAGTACCTCCTGACGCAGCTGGCGGCTAGCCGGGCCTGCAGGGCCGCGGTCAAGATGCACGAGGCGCTGTCGGCGGAGAAGATGGAGAGCCTGATCGCGGAACTCTTCGCCTGCGAGCATCCCTACACCTGCCCGCACGGTCGCCCGGTGGTGCTGGAACTCACCGACCGGGATCTGGAGCGGCGCTTCAAGCGCCGCTAG
- the rnc gene encoding ribonuclease III, which produces MTDPVEDLEARLGHRFGNRALLEQALTHSSFANERGLEHDNERLEFLGDSVLGLVVAAWLFRCHPAAPEGVLSRTRSHVVSADALARRARELDLGPALRLGHGEEQSGGSGKQSLLADALEAVIGAVFVDGGLHAARRLVEPWIEVEATEAMEAPDAKSDLQESLQGQGLEPPVYRHVGRDGPDHDPMFHVECWVGGRAVAAASGHSKKEAERRAAARALAGMEDGSSGA; this is translated from the coding sequence CTGACGGACCCGGTCGAGGATCTCGAGGCGCGCCTCGGCCACCGGTTCGGGAACCGCGCCTTGCTCGAGCAGGCCCTGACGCACAGCTCGTTCGCGAACGAACGGGGTCTGGAACACGACAACGAGCGGTTGGAGTTTCTGGGGGATTCGGTCCTCGGACTGGTCGTAGCGGCCTGGCTCTTTCGATGTCATCCGGCGGCGCCGGAAGGCGTGCTGTCGCGAACCCGATCCCATGTCGTCAGCGCCGACGCCCTGGCCCGGCGCGCCCGCGAGCTGGATCTCGGCCCTGCGCTCCGGCTCGGCCACGGCGAAGAGCAGTCGGGAGGCAGCGGAAAGCAGTCCCTCCTGGCGGATGCCCTCGAGGCCGTCATCGGAGCCGTGTTCGTCGATGGCGGCCTACACGCCGCCCGCCGCCTGGTCGAACCGTGGATCGAGGTAGAGGCCACCGAAGCGATGGAGGCACCGGACGCGAAGTCCGATCTACAGGAATCGCTCCAGGGTCAGGGGCTCGAACCCCCGGTTTACCGCCACGTCGGCCGTGACGGGCCGGATCACGATCCCATGTTTCACGTCGAGTGCTGGGTCGGAGGCCGCGCCGTGGCCGCGGCTTCGGGCCACTCCAAGAAGGAAGCCGAGCGTCGGGCCGCCGCCCGGGCTCTGGCCGGGATGGAGGACGGCTCTAGCGGCGCTTGA
- the asnS gene encoding asparagine--tRNA ligase: protein MTEWNSIPELGGLIGQEVRLRGWVDGRRSSGKIGFIQLRDSGATVQLVVSRKEVDEASWEVLQQAAQESTVAVTGTAAADPRSPGGVEVHVSSLALVHGADGYPITPKEHGTAFLMDHRHLWLRSSRQRAVLRIRSEVCQAIHDFHRERGYYLVDSPILTPAACEGTSTLFETPYFDHGNAYLSQSGQLYLEPAAAALGKVYCFGPTFRAEKSKTRRHLMEFWMVEPEAAFLDFEGLCELAEDFIVYLAGRVLENCGDPLAILERDPSKLEAIQGPFPRLRYEEAIDLLRTQGSGIEFGEDFGAPEETSITREFDRPVMITHYPTSLKAFYMEPDPDDPSLALALDVIAPEGYGEIIGGSQRIHNHDLLLARLKEHDLPLDSFQWYLDIRRYGTFEHSGFGMGVERFVAWMAGVPHLRETIPYPRTMDRIYP from the coding sequence GTGACGGAGTGGAACTCGATTCCCGAGCTCGGCGGCCTGATCGGCCAGGAGGTGAGGCTGCGCGGCTGGGTTGACGGCCGCCGCTCCAGCGGCAAGATCGGCTTCATCCAGCTCCGGGATTCGGGCGCCACCGTTCAGCTTGTCGTCAGCCGCAAGGAGGTCGACGAGGCCTCCTGGGAGGTGCTCCAGCAAGCGGCCCAGGAATCGACGGTCGCCGTGACCGGCACCGCCGCGGCGGATCCCCGCTCACCGGGCGGAGTCGAGGTCCACGTTTCGTCCCTGGCCCTGGTCCACGGCGCCGATGGCTATCCGATCACCCCGAAGGAGCACGGCACCGCCTTTCTGATGGACCATCGCCACCTCTGGCTGCGCTCGAGCCGGCAGCGTGCGGTACTGCGGATACGCAGCGAGGTCTGCCAGGCGATCCACGACTTCCACCGCGAGCGCGGCTACTACCTGGTCGACTCGCCGATCCTGACGCCCGCGGCGTGCGAGGGCACTTCGACGCTGTTCGAGACCCCGTACTTCGATCACGGCAACGCCTATCTCAGCCAGTCCGGTCAGCTCTACCTCGAACCCGCGGCCGCCGCGCTGGGCAAGGTCTACTGCTTCGGCCCCACCTTCCGGGCCGAGAAGTCGAAGACCCGGCGGCACTTGATGGAGTTCTGGATGGTCGAGCCGGAGGCCGCATTCCTCGACTTCGAAGGGCTTTGCGAACTGGCGGAGGATTTCATCGTCTACCTCGCGGGCCGGGTGCTGGAGAACTGCGGTGATCCGCTGGCGATCCTGGAGCGCGACCCCTCGAAGCTCGAAGCCATCCAGGGACCGTTCCCGCGGCTCCGCTACGAGGAGGCGATCGACCTGTTGCGCACGCAAGGTTCCGGGATCGAGTTCGGCGAGGACTTCGGCGCCCCCGAAGAGACATCGATCACCCGGGAGTTCGACCGTCCGGTCATGATCACCCACTACCCGACCTCGCTCAAGGCCTTCTACATGGAACCCGATCCCGACGATCCGTCGCTCGCTCTGGCGCTCGACGTGATCGCTCCGGAGGGTTACGGGGAGATCATCGGCGGCAGCCAGCGCATCCACAACCACGATCTTCTGCTCGCGCGGCTCAAGGAACACGACCTGCCGCTGGACTCCTTCCAGTGGTACCTGGACATCCGCCGCTACGGCACGTTCGAGCACAGCGGCTTCGGGATGGGCGTGGAGCGTTTCGTCGCCTGGATGGCCGGTGTGCCCCACCTCCGGGAGACGATCCCCTATCCGCGAACGATGGACCGGATCTACCCCTGA